Sequence from the Vanacampus margaritifer isolate UIUO_Vmar chromosome 18, RoL_Vmar_1.0, whole genome shotgun sequence genome:
caactcaaaatcagtcacattcaaaaacattggactgcctttgcttttaaaaactatcactgagaatatcatcatatctaactaatgtgattactaagttaacacataaataatgttgaatagttcaaatttcatgaacaaataattgtatcttgaccaaatgaaaagtaactcatattagagcataccacaaatgtctttgttatagcagaagatgttatctgtcggagtcatgtgcatacacaatgaactacaaaaaaaaaaaaaaaatcgaatttttttttttggggggagataaaaaaaaagcggaattccgcgaattagcggaaaaatcacatccctgtatatattCTCAGTTATAGTATTTACTAGATGCCAGAAAGAACAAGTACACAGCTGTAAAACCTTTTCTGCTggaatgcggaagaaggtctaatctgttcAAAATGGTTTCTACTCTTCTACTGTCTTGGTAGGTTGGCTCAGCCTAGCCCGTGTGCAAATTTGTGATCTGATGGTCTCAACTGGTTTCAACCAGAAAAGTGTGCCAGAGTGCAAATAGACGGCTTTGCTCAAGTCACCTGCCCAATTattaagaggcctaatctaaACACTGGACCAAGAATTGACACCTCTGTGCCAGATGCGTTTTGGCAGAGCGTTTTACAAACCGGAAACGTCATGATTCGACTGCTATTGCATGCGCTTTTGACTTGCGAAAATGGTTGACAAGAagccgattattattattatagcccTGTGGCCTGCCACGCTTAGGTCATTCTGTTCTTTAGCATTTTAGGCTAGTTGTGATTGCTCAAGATTGCTGGTActgtgcggggggggggggggggggttgagaatGCTAGAACCGAAGAGGCCTTTCATGTGACAGGCATAAGGTGCCAAGACTTGACAACTAAAAAaaaggctcatcactctatgtAAAGCTTTCACTAATTCCAGACCGCACTTTCCACTAAATATCAAAAAGATCACAAAATTACCACAAGTGGGGGCTTCATCACACAACACAAGGATGACACAAACAAGTCACAGCTACACTTGACACCACAGAGCACCCACGACAACTACATGCATAAGAGAAGATACACAAGGTGTTTACAAAGAGTTTACAAACTAGTCGTGTTTGCGGTGACGGGACTTGTGATTGGTCGATCAACCTCACTCCCTTCCTCCTTCTGCTCCTCCCCTCCGAGTGTCGGCCTACTCTTCCTTCCGCTCGGGCTGCTCAACGTCAGCTCTCTCGGCACTAGCAGACGGTGTGGATGTGGTGCCGGTGGTGCCGGTGGCTGATGGAGCTAGCGGTGCGGTGCGTGCAGGGCAGGAACGTCTAGAAGCTCATCTAGATGGTTCTGAAAAGGACCTGGCAGCTCCCTCGCTCCTCAAAAGGTGTTGTCACCTCTAACTTTGGTTCAGCTTCCTTGGGAATGGTTTGGTCCAGAGTGTAAGGTGCATGCTTATTGTCACTTGCTCTACTTTTTGGGTGGCTTTTGGCTAAACTGACTCCACAGACGGtggaagctttaaaaaaaaaaaaaaaaaaaaaaaggaaatctttTTCCTGGATGATTTTTATCAGATTTTATCGATTGActgttttgttgatttttttgctccattttatttattgttatgtgTATCTAACTGTGTAAACATGATTCTTAATCACTTGTGCTTTCAAAACTGAGTCTCCATTTGGCTTGGATGACTGGAATTCTAAATTTAATAGATGAACTCTCCAAGGAGTAAAAATCCTGAACttgcatattttgtatttgacCTCTCTGGGTTCTGTGCTTCTTATTGctacatgctttaaaaaaacaacaaaaaaaacgttcctATTTTCTCGTTGGCTGAGCGAGGGTTCTATCGGTACCAACGACCTAATACTGCCATCTTTAAAAGTGAGGGTCATTGGTGTCGCTACCGGTGTTCAATGTTTCTTCATCTTGAGATGGTGCAGAGGGGCAATTTGAGTTATAAGAGAAAGTGCAAACAAAATCCTCAAAAGTGTCCAAAAGTTTGTCCAAAGGACCAACGGAATTCATGAAATAATCTGTGAGATAATTTGAGCAATTTGCATAGTTTTCAATATCTAAACTTGAACCTGAAGATATATCAAAATCATCTATAGTGCTTGGACAGTCAGAAAGACTATCAGTAGTTTTATCAGGTGACACGTTTAGTCCCGTTTTAAATGTAGTGAATTTGGTGTTGGCGGTTGTGTCTCTGCCAGCAGTGTTTGATATTTCTAGCTGGACAGTAGTCGCCTGCACAGGGACCTGAGGGATACACACGGGGTCTTGATAACTGTTGTCTACCTCCGTGTCCCTGACCCTGTACCTGCCCGCTGAGTAGGAATGCTCACCAATTTGAAAAAACTGGAGCCTCTCCTCCACCATGTCCCTCTTGCTCATGTCAATCGCACCACTGCGCGTCATCTCAAACATCTTCCCTTCGTGGAACAGGAAGGGGTTGGGCTCGCTCGTCGGTGTGCTATCGTCTGTCGGCGTGCGGGCGGGGGTGCTGTCGGGCGTGGTGGCCTGAGATTGCTCGTCGACTGCCAGTCCAAAAGGCTTTGGCTCGCCGTTGCTGGCCTGCGTTCCTCCCATGTCGACGATATCTTCTTCAGCACCTTTACTGGGCCAGGGGTCAAAGTCCAAGCCTTTAGTCGCAACAGTCTTAAAAGGAGAGTTAAACTCTTCTTCTAACTTATAGCTAAAGTATGTATCTGAAAAGCCTTCTTTAGCTGGGAGTTTCTGTCCATTCGTTTCAACACCGTCTTTTTGAGCGTCATTAGAGTTCCTACCATCCAATGGTATGTCTTTCTGGTCCTTCAGACATTCCTCtggaattttttcttcttcaataaCTTCTAGTTTAGTTTGAGGAAAAGAGCGGTCTAAGGGCCTGAAAGTGTCAGTCGCCCAGACATCTCGCCTGCTGTCCAGAGGGCCTAACGACTTTAAGTCAGCTTGTTCATACAGACCATCATCCTCATCTTGGAGGTCATACCCATCTAGGGAGTCTATCTCGGTTGCATCAGTGTCATGAGAAAATTCAGCTGTTGTGGCTAATGAACAGTCTGTTATGGACTGGTCGTTTCCGTTTTGTTCACATTCATAGTCCTCTCCCTTACCGTTGGACCCATTGGTTCCAACAAGAGGTTCGTtgtcatttccatttttgtcatgttttttcacCTTGACCTGATTTTCTTTCTCCCTTTTCGTTTGGTTATCCTCTTCCCGAGGAGCTTTGAAAGTGAATTTTTTAGAGGGAATCGGTTGAAAGATTGACTCTTCATCATTGTCGTCCTCACCATTGGACTGACTATTATCCACCTCAGGTAGCACTGGCGAAGGGGGCTGGATACGTATTATTGGTTCAATCAGCAGCTTCTGGTGTTCTTCCTTTAAATTCACCTCCATCATTTCCGTCTCCGTTTCCGACGAAGCGCAGGAACCTTTCTTGTCTGGATCAGATGTTTCTGAGAGGTCCAAAGGAGGTGGTGGAGGAAATTCAATGTATGCGACGCCTTTGTCTTTGGAGGCTTCCTGCCCCGTTTTTTCGTCATACCCATTGACTGTGCTTTTTTGCAGAATGGAACTATTCTCTAATCTCTGATAATTATCAGTCATTATCATTTCCTGCATGTTAGCATTAACGAGGTCTGCTTTAGCAGCATGGATGCTAGTTTTGATTTCAGTTAAGGTCTCTTTAAAAGAAATGATGGCTCCTCCTCGGTCATCTTCTAATTCCTCAGATACTTCCATGATTGGGCTGGGCTTATCTGGCACCAACCCCATGAAGCCATCAGGGGTTTTTGCGGTAAGGTCATAGCTGACCTCCTCGGAGCTGGGGGTCTCTGGTGTAAGGGGGCTTTTCCCTGAGCTATCTATGAAGGAGATCTGTTCTAGGGTGTCATCATCTGGGCTGAGGGGTCCAAGTCCAGAAACAGACTTCTGTTTGACAGCATGTAGTGCCCCTTTAGCCTCCCTTTCAGCCTGGCGGCCAACCTGTAGGCTAACGTAAACAGGTAAAGTTTTAATGCCTTTGAAATGTTCGTTGGTTGCTGCGGCAGCGGGAGGTGTTGTGACTTTTTCCAGAATGTCTCTGGAACTAAGTAAGTTATTAGAATTTGAATCTTTAGGGGCGTTATCAAGGAGCTCAAacgaaacattttcatttgttttggtgGCTGTTGCTTCAAAGCTTTTACTTTTACATAACGTTGGAATCTGTGAGGGTTTTGTTACTGAACGTTTCTTAGGCAGGTCATTTTCATTATAACTGGATGTGGTTCTTACAGGAATCTGAGATTCTGACTTTTTCCTtaagtttttattaattaagtCATCGCTATCGATTCTTGAAACCTCAGTTAAGACATTTTTTGTGACATGATGTTTGTCAGCATTGCTATCTTTCTCTGAAAATGTTCTTTGCAGTGACAAATTTGGGATGTTTCTATTTGAAAATAGTTTTGGGGACTTGGGTGACGTCAAAGCCACTTTGGTGTCATCTctgtcatcattattattttggggCCTCTCCTCCTGTGAGGTTTCagtaacttttgtttttctatcAGCAAAAAACTGGTAAATTGGGAGTTTGCTCTCCTGTAATTTCTTTACAGAAGGTTTCGGCTGAACTGGAGGGGGTGTTTTGCTTGGCCTAGACTGGGATTGTTTCTGAACCTCGGAttcaaacttcattctcacagaAGTGACTTTGGATGCTGATTTTATGTGGGAAGGAGAGGAGGGCTCAGACTCACAGGTCTTAGGTTGTTGGATTTTCTGAGGACTGCCTGGCAAGCTAGAGCTTTTCTTTTCAGCAGGTAAAACGCTACCAAATGTTTGACTAACGGAAGGCTCCCTGAGTTTGGTTTTATTAAATGCCTCGTCCCCTGTCTTAGTTTTCTGAGGGCTGCTGCATGCTGAGCTTGGCCAGGACCTCGGTTCTTTGAGTTCTCGTCGGACGGGCTTTCTCTCGGGTGACTGAAGCTCATCGTTGAGCTTTTCTGTTTTATCACGGAAGAACTGGGAAACCTCACAGAGTTTTTCTTCCGCTTCTTTTACACTTTGATCCACCCTGTCCTCATAAAGGAGCTTATCCCTGCTCCTGTCATGTTTATCCTCAGTAAATCTCATCCAGACTGCATGTTTGGGGCTACCTTGTTCAGTTGAATAATGGAGCACTGTAACTTTATCAAACTGTGGTGATTCATCCCTCTGCAAAAATGTTCCCGCTTTCGGGGACCCATCTTTTGAGGACTTAGATACAAACTCCCTTTTGGGGCTATCTTGCTGCTCAGATGTTAGGTTCCTGTCAGTCTTCATTGCAGAATCTTCTGTGGCGGAATGACGTGTCGACGATGTGTCTAGTTTCTCGGAGAGGAGCATTTTTTCAGCAAACCTGTAGGACTCGCCTCTGATTTCAGAGAACTCATCATCACAGTATTCTATGGAATGCTGGCTCAGCAGTTTTAGGGCTTTATAGGAATCATCAGCTATCAGTTGAGCAGAGCTTGGCCGACTGTCCTCCTCCTGTGAAACAGGTGTGTTAACGCGAGATGTTTCCAAGAAAGTGGGGAGGTATTCTTCAGCAATCAGTTCCTCTTCTTCCTGCTGGCTCTCATCATAATCAAGCATTTCCTTAATGGGCCGCTCCCCTTTATAAACATAAAGCTCAGGGTGTTTCTTAGTTTCCCTGATATAAACCTCAGTCGGCTCTGCTGTGCTGTGGCCTTTCTCAATATGAACCTCAATTATCCGTTCTACTTTGGGTTTGGATTTAACGTCCCTGTCGAGAAATCTTGGCGACAGCTCGTCGCCTTTCACTGAGTCCTGGTtagctttgtgttcaaatagGTCTGCCAGTTCTTTGGATGGGTCCCGGCCAGACTGGAAGGCTTTCATGAGGTCTCGCACTGACATGGTTTCCTCAATACCCTCTGCTGTATCAGTGAGCTGAGGCTTATGATAGACCATTCTGGTTGTAGTGGTAATATGAGTTTCCTCTTTAAGACACATGCTCATTGAATCCTCCTCTGGAATCGTCATTTGGGTGGAGGCGACTGAGCTTCCTGAAGCTGCACCTGACTCAGCAGAAGGAAGAGCAGAAGCAGTCTCTTCCACTAGGAGAGGCGCATCTGAGAGGCTCTGAACATAGGCCTCCTCTAACATGGTCTCGGAAACACTAGGAGGGATGGGAGTGTCAGTAAATAAAGGCTTGGGTTCTGTGCTTTCTGCACTCTGGGGAGCAGAAGGTGTCTTTTCACTCCTAGTCTCAAAGCCGCTGTCAGACAGCGGACTCTTATCCTGCTCATGAGACAGCTCCTCTGGGGACTCGAGAATGGTGTCACCCCCCTGATAAGACTCCGCAAGTTTGCTTAGGTCCTTCTCGGATGGAGACCTGAGCATGCCCGACACCGGCGGTGGCATTTTCAGTTTGTGCTCCTGTATTGTCATAGATGGCTTCAGAATACGTTTTTGTTTCTCTTCCCCTTCACCTTTTGCCTCCTCATACCTGCTTTTCAATTCTGCCATTTTGGAGAGGGAGCTAGCCCCAATATCATTAGTTAAATAGTCTACCACTTTAGCCAAATCAAGGTCATTGTTCGATTGGAGCTTAAGCAGATGTGAGCGCTCATCGAAGGTGTTTTGGTCAGAGAGTGCATTTCTTTGGGCCTCCTCAATTTCATCTGTGGAAAATTCCTCCCACCCCTCCGCTACAACATTCTCCTTACTTTCATTCACAATGTCCTTCTGTAATATCTCGCTCACCTTCACTAAATCTTCCTTCACTTTCTCAACAAGTGTGTATGGCTCATCATCCTCTAACTTGGCCTCACGAGGAGTGCTTGTGTGTGATGTCTGGACCCTTTTAGCGGCcgtctgtgtgtctgtctgtaaGATGGCTGTCATTCTCATCAGGTCTTCTTTCATGTCTGCTACATCTTTTAGCATCTCCTGGTTGGAGGCAGTGGCGTGATGAATGATGGGTGGCGTGATGTAGGGGGGCGATTTCAACTGGGAGTTAATTTTGGAGGCCGTAACGCAGGACAACATGGATGAAGAGGGCAAGGTGCGAGGGGAATCAGGAAGTGCCATTTTGAGAGAGCCTGGCCCTGGTTTAACAGCGGTCTCGGACACGACGCTGACCAATGAGTATACAGGTACAGTCATCGTATTTGAGGTAACTGCAGGTACTGAGGAGGCAGCAGCAGATCTCAGAGAACTGTAAGCAGAATTTGCTGAAGCAGATCTAAGGGGGGATGACGGTGATTTAAGCGTGCCATAGCCTGGTGCAGAATAGGAGTCAATGGCTTCATTTATAGCGGCGCTGATGCCAGATGTTGCTGCCTGGGTGGTGGCTTGGATTCTCTCTTGAAGACTTCTCTCTGACGGGTGCCGGGAAGAAGGTGAGGAAGGCGTAGACGAGGATGACACATATTTGACAGGTGAAACGTTCCCGTTCACCATGGACAGTTCAGACGATGCAATGGTTGTCTTCCCTGTCGAGGACGGCGACGACAAGGAGGTTTTCCCTCCTCGTGCTGACAAAGTTGAATCCGAAGAGGTTTTTAAAGAGGACAGGGTGGAGAGGCTTTTAGTAGAGGGAGGATTTGGCGCTGCTGTGTCTATCTTAAAAGGCATACTAGAACTGTAGATGCTGTACGGTTTCTTTGGTGAGATTGGAGCAGCTGTGGACTTATCTGGTGTGTAACCATTGGGAATGGAGTGAATTGGAGAGGTCCTTGACGCGTAGGGTGAAGAGAGACTTTTGATTGAAGCAGCATCTGTGGCAGGTTTATATGGACTTCCGGAGGACACCAAGTTGGCAGAGGCCTGTACAGGATACTGACCCTGCTGGACAACTGTTTTAATGGGTGATGGTATAGCCCTGTAAGACCTGACAGGGGACGAAGGGAGTATGTCGGGGGAAGCCAGGTTGGGTGCTTGCAATGGAGCTCCCATGCTGGCTCTAATTGGAGAAGAACATGCAGGTGATGGGGAGAAGGGCCAGGCAGATTTCAGTGGAGAAGCAGCTGCTGAGCTGGCCGGTGAATCGGCAGCGAGGACGGAGCCGCCCACTCCGCCGAGCCTTGCTTGGCCAGGGACGGTAAGAGGAGCAGTCGACCATGGGGGGTAAGGTCTGGTTGGAAAGACAGGTTTGTGAGGGTGACCAGCAGGCAGTGCTCTTGTGGCTGGTGCGCTTCGCTCAACTGCTGTTTCTTCAGCGGAATGTGGAGAAACAATGATGGAGAAGTAAtgggaaaataaatcaaaaggaTGTGGAGTAgtcaacaaaaatgggaaaagaaaagaagatgcGGAAGAAGAAGAGATCGGGGGGAGAGTTGGTCAGTGAAGCAGTTCTGTTattaaaagaacaacaaataGCAGTTTCATGAAATGCTCACATATTTAAGTATTTATCGACGATGGATTTAATTAAAAGTGTCTTCAGATATTGATCTCAAACACTGacaacaaccacaacaaaaTGGATGATTGAAATTGAAGCCCAAGAAAGcagcaaagtaaaaaacaaagacaatgacACTGAATTGGCAACAGAAACATGGCGGGACAAATGTACCAGGATTACTACAAAAGCAGCTCCGCTTTTTGGACATGAGACATTCTAACACCAGCAAATGGATTCTGCGTCTAATTCCAAACCACTTTAAAAGTGCCTTTTATCTGTTTGGTCCCAACGTTATCCTTAATGACAGGTCAGACAAGCCCTTTGcaatttatttgacaaaatgtgTCCTCCAACACTGACGTTTGGTCCATTTTGTCATGCACAGTCAATAAAAAGATGGTGACAAGCGGAGACTAAAGAAAGAAAACCAGCCAAACTCAAGACCTCTTAACATGCATGGCTGTCCCACACAAAAAATTCCCCACAACACCATAAAGAGCTGAAAAAGTCAGATGGGACAAATGAAAATCAAGCAAATCTTTCTTTGGCCACCCCTGCCGAAAAACCAGAAACATTGGGGCAGTTGGCCAGGCAAAGAAAGATTATGATGTTGctgaattttaaaacaaccaaagcCAAGAATTTATAACAACGTGGGCAAGCACTGCACAGCAGTTCCAAAAccattcatgcaaaaaaaaaaaaaaaagatgtaccaTGTCGTAAACAAGCATGTGGACAGTGCATGTTGTGTCAGGAAGAGAAATGTTCATCAACGCCTCGGACACATGAATCATGATAATCATCACGAgcgaagactttttttttttgttgttgttgttagtgaaaatgacaaaactcACTCAGTGCAGGCTCGGCCAGATAGCTGTAGCGCTTACGTAAGGCTAGCGATGCAAAGGTATGACGTCGCTCGGGCTTTTCAGTCTGCAA
This genomic interval carries:
- the LOC144037977 gene encoding ankyrin-3-like isoform X7, whose product is MAHAASQLKKKADENLVAAEEEREKERKRARKRARGDVKKKTDVNACYLRAARAGNLEKALDYLKNGVDINICNQNGLNALHLASKEGHVEVVAELLQQGANVDAATKKGNTALHIASLAGQMEVVKELVTHNANINAQSQNGFTPLYMAAQENHLDVVHYLLENGSSQSIATEDGFTPLAVALQQGHDQVVSLLLENDTKGKVRLPALHIAARKDDTKAAALLLQSDHNADVESKMMVNRTTESGFTPLHIAAHYGNINVATLLLNRGAAVDFKARNDITPLHVASKRGNGNMVRLLVERGAKIEARTKDGLTPLHCGARSGHEQVVEMLLSRGAPILSKTKNGLSPLHMATQGDHLNCVQLLLHHDAPVDDVTNDYLTALHVAAHCGHYKVAKVIVDKKANPNAKALNGFTPLHIACKKNRVKVMELLLKHGASIQAVTESGLTPIHVAAFMGHENIVHQLINHGASPNTSNVRGETALHMAARAGQSNVVRYLVQNGARVDAKAKDEQTPLHISSRLGKQDIVQQLLANGASPDTTTNSGYTPLHLAAREGHREVAAALMDQGASLGITTKKGFTPLHVAAKYGKLEVANLLLQKNAAPDAAGKSGLTPLHVAAHYDNQKVALLLLKQGASPHGAAKNGYTPLHIASKKNQLEIATTLLEYGASTNSVTRQGITPLHLASQEGNVDVVTLLLARDASVNTGNKYGLTPLHLAAQEDKVNVAEVLVNHGATLDPETKLGYTPLHVACHYGNVKMVHFLLKNQAKVNTKTKNGYTALHQAAQQGHTHIINLLLHNGASPNELTTNGNSALSIARRLGYISVVDTLKVVTEETLTTQTVTEKHKMNVPETMNEVLDMSDDDACKANAPELITEDYMSDGDEGDDAMTGNTDKYLAPQDLRELGDDSLPQEGYMGFSVGARSQSLRSFSSDRSNTLNRSSFTRDSMMIEEMLAPGRDMMLCKEKSFTVEHNKHLAVAKDCDNDSLRRYSWTPDGMDNVNLVSSPIHSGFSSPLPQYDSRFLVSFMVDARGGSMRGSRHNGMRIIIPPRKCTAPTRITCRLVKRHKLASPPPMVEGEGLASRLVEVGPAGAHFLGKLHLPRMPPALNEGESLVSAVLQLGPRGTRFVGPVIVEIPHFGSMRGQERELILLRSENGETWKEHLYDCKTEELRQLLNGMDEELDSAEELQRKRICRIITKDFPQYFAVVSRIRQETHQMGPEGGTLSSRSVLLVQASFPEGALTKKIKVGLQAQPVPDETVKNILGNRATFSPIVTVEPRRRKFHKPITMTIPVPPLSGEGLSNGYKGDCTPCLRLLCSITGGTSPAQWEDITGTTPLTFVNDCVSFTTNVSARFWLADCHQIPETVGLASQLYRELICVPYMAKFVVFAKMNDPVESRLRCFCMTDDKVDKTLEQQENFEEVARSKDIEVLEGRPIYVDCYGNLAPLTKSGQQLLLNFYAFKENRLPFCVKVRDPSQEPCGRLTFLKECKSTKGLPQTAVCNLNITLPAAKKEMESDAEDETEKPERRHTFASLALRKRYSYLAEPALKTAVERSAPATRALPAGHPHKPVFPTRPYPPWSTAPLTVPGQARLGGVGGSVLAADSPASSAAASPLKSAWPFSPSPACSSPIRASMGAPLQAPNLASPDILPSSPVRSYRAIPSPIKTVVQQGQYPVQASANLVSSGSPYKPATDAASIKSLSSPYASRTSPIHSIPNGYTPDKSTAAPISPKKPYSIYSSSMPFKIDTAAPNPPSTKSLSTLSSLKTSSDSTLSARGGKTSLSSPSSTGKTTIASSELSMVNGNVSPVKYVSSSSTPSSPSSRHPSERSLQERIQATTQAATSGISAAINEAIDSYSAPGYGTLKSPSSPLRSASANSAYSSLRSAAASSVPAVTSNTMTVPVYSLVSVVSETAVKPGPGSLKMALPDSPRTLPSSSMLSCVTASKINSQLKSPPYITPPIIHHATASNQEMLKDVADMKEDLMRMTAILQTDTQTAAKRVQTSHTSTPREAKLEDDEPYTLVEKVKEDLVKVSEILQKDIVNESKENVVAEGWEEFSTDEIEEAQRNALSDQNTFDERSHLLKLQSNNDLDLAKVVDYLTNDIGASSLSKMAELKSRYEEAKGEGEEKQKRILKPSMTIQEHKLKMPPPVSGMLRSPSEKDLSKLAESYQGGDTILESPEELSHEQDKSPLSDSGFETRSEKTPSAPQSAESTEPKPLFTDTPIPPSVSETMLEEAYVQSLSDAPLLVEETASALPSAESGAASGSSVASTQMTIPEEDSMSMCLKEETHITTTTRMVYHKPQLTDTAEGIEETMSVRDLMKAFQSGRDPSKELADLFEHKANQDSVKGDELSPRFLDRDVKSKPKVERIIEVHIEKGHSTAEPTEVYIRETKKHPELYVYKGERPIKEMLDYDESQQEEEELIAEEYLPTFLETSRVNTPVSQEEDSRPSSAQLIADDSYKALKLLSQHSIEYCDDEFSEIRGESYRFAEKMLLSEKLDTSSTRHSATEDSAMKTDRNLTSEQQDSPKREFVSKSSKDGSPKAGTFLQRDESPQFDKVTVLHYSTEQGSPKHAVWMRFTEDKHDRSRDKLLYEDRVDQSVKEAEEKLCEVSQFFRDKTEKLNDELQSPERKPVRRELKEPRSWPSSACSSPQKTKTGDEAFNKTKLREPSVSQTFGSVLPAEKKSSSLPGSPQKIQQPKTCESEPSSPSHIKSASKVTSVRMKFESEVQKQSQSRPSKTPPPVQPKPSVKKLQESKLPIYQFFADRKTKVTETSQEERPQNNNDDRDDTKVALTSPKSPKLFSNRNIPNLSLQRTFSEKDSNADKHHVTKNVLTEVSRIDSDDLINKNLRKKSESQIPVRTTSSYNENDLPKKRSVTKPSQIPTLCKSKSFEATATKTNENVSFELLDNAPKDSNSNNLLSSRDILEKVTTPPAAAATNEHFKGIKTLPVYVSLQVGRQAEREAKGALHAVKQKSVSGLGPLSPDDDTLEQISFIDSSGKSPLTPETPSSEEVSYDLTAKTPDGFMGLVPDKPSPIMEVSEELEDDRGGAIISFKETLTEIKTSIHAAKADLVNANMQEMIMTDNYQRLENSSILQKSTVNGYDEKTGQEASKDKGVAYIEFPPPPPLDLSETSDPDKKGSCASSETETEMMEVNLKEEHQKLLIEPIIRIQPPSPVLPEVDNSQSNGEDDNDEESIFQPIPSKKFTFKAPREEDNQTKREKENQVKVKKHDKNGNDNEPLVGTNGSNGKGEDYECEQNGNDQSITDCSLATTAEFSHDTDATEIDSLDGYDLQDEDDGLYEQADLKSLGPLDSRRDVWATDTFRPLDRSFPQTKLEVIEEEKIPEECLKDQKDIPLDGRNSNDAQKDGVETNGQKLPAKEGFSDTYFSYKLEEEFNSPFKTVATKGLDFDPWPSKGAEEDIVDMGGTQASNGEPKPFGLAVDEQSQATTPDSTPARTPTDDSTPTSEPNPFLFHEGKMFEMTRSGAIDMSKRDMVEERLQFFQIGPQSPCERTDLRMAIVADHLGLSWTELARELEFSVEEINSIRVENPNSLTAQSFMLLKKWVHRDGKNATTDTLTAVLTKINRLDIVTLLEGPIFDYGNISGTRCFADDNAVFPDQSDGYHQIDAELRTSPDLHCAPPIPLRSDDFLRNGGIVDTPSRPSDLPLVREPPLVRVEDTSESPDNDRRAVQRRAMFEGAYAPYERQGGRRQEEEEEEEDEMTQDRLQSLLEDIKLEEEGLEDEEMTEEKVHAILEQVRQAEKDLCSLPGWRGGDAMATAVDEATAELGPNAEEGSPDSLADSLEQPAQSSKNEEDEQGGDRSARRVQWAQNVQCERVFDDDDEEEAEEELAEEESSSEEETTVTTRVFRRRVILKGEEARNVPGESVTEEQFTDSDGNLVTRKVIRKVVRRVVGSEQKDEVGEEGGAVVAVAPSGGARGGKGRRRGKRSRQGHKSGSGNNKQGRKSHS